One Turneriella parva DSM 21527 genomic region harbors:
- the rfaD gene encoding ADP-glyceromanno-heptose 6-epimerase, translated as MIVVTGGAGFIGSAVVAHLNSLGETDIVIVDNLEASTKWKNLVSLKYRDFVHKSQFLEALRTPAFKSVSAIIHMGACSATTEQQGDYLMANNYAYTRFIAEHALEKGIRFVYASSAATYGSIEAGFNDDDATSMTLKPINRYGYSKQIFDEVAIQNGWQKHIAGIKFFNVYGPNEYHKGDMSSVVYKAFHQISEVGSLKLFKSNRAEFGDGDQKRDFVYIKDCVDVISQLVTKRSANGIFNLGSGVARSWNDLAAAVFAAMGKEKNIEYIDMPAALKGSYQYFTQANVSRLAEAGIALKKTPLEEGVTDYVVKYLQPGELRLQDAR; from the coding sequence ATGATCGTTGTCACCGGTGGGGCGGGTTTTATCGGCAGCGCTGTGGTGGCGCACCTGAATTCACTGGGTGAAACCGACATTGTCATCGTTGACAATCTCGAGGCGTCGACAAAGTGGAAAAACCTCGTCTCACTGAAATACCGCGATTTCGTGCATAAGTCGCAGTTTCTCGAAGCTCTGCGCACACCTGCATTCAAGTCGGTGAGCGCGATTATTCATATGGGTGCATGTTCGGCGACAACCGAACAACAGGGCGACTACCTGATGGCGAATAATTATGCCTACACGCGCTTCATCGCCGAGCACGCGCTCGAAAAAGGCATTCGCTTCGTCTATGCTTCGAGCGCCGCAACTTATGGAAGCATTGAGGCAGGCTTTAACGACGACGATGCGACAAGCATGACCCTCAAGCCTATCAACCGCTATGGCTATTCAAAGCAGATTTTTGACGAAGTCGCGATTCAGAACGGCTGGCAAAAACACATTGCGGGTATAAAATTCTTCAATGTCTACGGCCCGAACGAATACCATAAGGGTGACATGTCGAGCGTTGTCTATAAGGCGTTTCACCAGATATCAGAAGTGGGATCTCTCAAGTTATTCAAATCTAACCGTGCCGAATTCGGCGACGGTGACCAGAAGCGTGACTTTGTCTACATCAAAGACTGCGTCGATGTTATTTCGCAGCTCGTTACCAAACGCAGCGCGAACGGCATATTTAATCTCGGTTCGGGCGTGGCACGCAGCTGGAACGACCTTGCCGCGGCAGTTTTCGCTGCCATGGGCAAAGAAAAGAATATTGAATATATCGATATGCCCGCCGCACTCAAGGGCAGCTACCAATATTTTACCCAGGCCAATGTCTCGCGGCTGGCCGAAGCAGGCATTGCGTTGAAAAAAACGCCGCTCGAAGAGGGCGTCACTGACTATGTGGTCAAATATCTTCAGCCCGGTGAATTGAGGCTGCAAGATGCGCGATAG
- a CDS encoding coproporphyrinogen-III oxidase family protein gives MPPRRQRARLAGLYVHLPFCDVKCAYCDFYSVAARHVDAAFWPRYLVKLKADIDWQYQRLTEDSASVVLASIFFGGGTPSKAPAFVFSEIIAHARSVFARSLPAIEISAEANPESLTEHVAKDWAASKINRVSIGMQSRDPAVLKYLGRLYNSGAYEKVIQIVQDAGIDNINTDFITGVPGQTIRSTLTDIDFALAAGVKHLSLYQLTIEPGTLLKSRIEAGRLEAPADGRQLRQMRIAANHLQRSGFMRYEISNFALPHFRCLHNQIYWTHRPYLGVGVAAHAFTGERRFLNVRSLDGYTAAESLPEEDTNVQPRDALINRLRLLQPLAVSRLLGYFEEAQHAKVMAVLKAAEGRGWIDITTNTIRLTETGLAFTDSIIAELWNI, from the coding sequence ATGCCGCCGAGACGGCAGCGCGCTCGCCTGGCCGGGCTTTATGTGCATCTGCCGTTCTGCGACGTCAAGTGCGCATATTGTGATTTTTATTCGGTTGCCGCAAGGCATGTCGATGCGGCGTTCTGGCCGCGCTATCTCGTTAAACTCAAAGCTGACATCGACTGGCAATACCAGCGCCTTACCGAAGATTCTGCCAGTGTAGTGCTGGCGTCGATATTTTTTGGCGGAGGTACCCCGTCAAAGGCCCCGGCATTCGTTTTCAGCGAAATCATCGCGCACGCGCGTTCTGTGTTCGCACGCAGTTTGCCGGCGATCGAAATTTCAGCCGAGGCGAACCCCGAGTCTTTGACAGAACACGTTGCCAAAGACTGGGCAGCCTCAAAAATCAATCGCGTCAGCATCGGCATGCAGAGCCGCGACCCGGCGGTGCTGAAATATCTTGGCCGACTCTACAACAGCGGGGCATATGAAAAGGTCATACAGATCGTGCAGGACGCAGGTATCGATAATATCAATACTGATTTTATCACCGGCGTGCCTGGGCAGACGATCAGAAGCACGCTCACCGACATCGATTTCGCGCTGGCAGCAGGTGTGAAACATTTGTCGCTCTACCAATTGACGATTGAGCCGGGCACGCTGCTGAAATCCCGCATTGAGGCGGGGCGGCTTGAAGCTCCCGCAGACGGCCGGCAACTGAGACAGATGCGCATTGCCGCCAACCACCTGCAGCGGTCAGGTTTCATGCGTTACGAGATTTCTAACTTCGCGCTGCCGCATTTTCGTTGCCTGCATAACCAAATCTATTGGACGCACCGGCCGTACCTGGGCGTTGGCGTCGCGGCGCACGCTTTCACAGGCGAGCGAAGATTTCTGAACGTTCGCTCGCTCGACGGCTATACGGCGGCCGAAAGTCTGCCCGAAGAAGATACCAACGTTCAGCCGCGTGATGCGCTGATCAATCGCCTGCGTCTGCTGCAGCCGCTGGCTGTGTCGCGCCTGCTCGGCTATTTCGAAGAAGCGCAGCACGCGAAGGTGATGGCAGTGCTCAAGGCGGCAGAGGGCAGAGGGTGGATTGATATCACCACGAATACCATTCGGCTCACTGAAACTGGTCTCGCATTCACCGATTCAATCATCGCCGAGCTCTGGAACATCTGA
- a CDS encoding DUF1577 domain-containing protein, with product MSVFKERAERRYQIIEDQAKMPGMLRQYAAGKTYMIKGFYEKIEVKVLDFKDPNCLIIDSLRDLEGELTLYHTFNKQLEIVGAISDKLPGNQYKFSVAHVKIAANERKSARYAMSSDLVVVNNIRAARNTINASLFNVPTSVKIHLEKFQQRLKDFADEVKVKIFEKDDEKTELVRKTMKILMIHDTQDLLSYMPEDTDGFVDYREHLNTEIGTVMEDYRKKKIVSEMIVPIIYLGHDGASIPLGFIQLISHEKKLGIDTALELKMLAFEMVDQMRDSNTMLINKRQSIADISRGGMRLVVTDPELKKFLVHQKGFSFDVIFKLQQPITVFTQICYTGYTPQDDLAIGVAIKGFSSRKGESDRYHQYIDNLAKTP from the coding sequence ATGAGCGTATTCAAAGAACGGGCTGAAAGAAGATACCAGATTATAGAAGACCAGGCTAAGATGCCCGGTATGCTGCGCCAATACGCGGCTGGCAAAACCTATATGATCAAGGGTTTTTATGAGAAGATCGAAGTCAAGGTTCTTGATTTTAAAGACCCGAATTGCCTGATCATTGATTCGCTGCGCGATCTTGAGGGCGAGCTGACGCTCTACCACACATTCAATAAGCAGCTCGAAATAGTCGGCGCTATCAGCGATAAGCTGCCCGGAAACCAGTACAAGTTTTCAGTCGCGCACGTCAAAATCGCGGCGAACGAACGCAAATCTGCCCGTTACGCCATGAGTTCAGATCTGGTTGTCGTGAACAATATTCGTGCCGCGCGCAATACGATCAACGCCTCGCTCTTTAACGTACCCACTTCGGTTAAGATTCACCTCGAGAAATTTCAACAGCGGCTAAAAGATTTTGCTGATGAAGTAAAAGTTAAGATTTTTGAAAAAGACGATGAGAAAACAGAACTTGTTCGCAAGACCATGAAAATTCTCATGATACACGACACGCAAGACTTGCTGTCGTATATGCCCGAAGACACCGATGGGTTTGTCGACTACCGCGAGCACCTCAATACCGAAATTGGTACAGTAATGGAAGACTATCGCAAGAAGAAGATCGTTTCAGAGATGATCGTGCCCATCATCTATCTGGGCCACGACGGCGCCTCGATTCCGCTCGGCTTTATTCAGCTGATTTCTCACGAGAAGAAACTTGGCATTGATACAGCGCTCGAACTGAAAATGCTTGCGTTTGAAATGGTCGACCAGATGCGCGATTCGAACACGATGCTGATCAACAAACGCCAGTCGATCGCCGATATTTCACGCGGCGGCATGCGTCTCGTTGTGACCGACCCCGAACTCAAGAAGTTTCTGGTGCACCAGAAGGGGTTCAGCTTCGATGTAATTTTCAAGTTGCAGCAACCGATAACTGTATTCACGCAGATATGTTATACCGGGTATACTCCGCAAGATGATCTCGCGATTGGCGTGGCTATAAAGGGTTTCTCTTCGCGCAAGGGCGAAAGCGATCGGTACCACCAGTACATCGATAATCTGGCAAAAACACCTTAA
- a CDS encoding CBS domain-containing protein — translation MRVLDIINAKSEPKPQVKQSDSVLAAVRHMLSIKETGLLILTPAGDVVGIITQKDVLRLIAERYTQLEKVEVWEVMSKNLTTVPSETPLDQALGLMTENHIHHLPVVRDGKTVGLISLDDIISARLKRTESEAQLLKDFIAQQ, via the coding sequence ATGCGTGTTCTTGATATAATCAATGCCAAAAGCGAGCCGAAACCGCAGGTAAAACAATCCGACTCTGTGCTGGCGGCAGTGAGGCACATGCTTTCGATAAAAGAGACGGGCCTTTTGATTCTCACCCCCGCAGGCGATGTTGTCGGCATTATTACGCAGAAAGACGTGCTTCGGCTTATCGCCGAGCGCTACACGCAGCTCGAAAAAGTTGAAGTGTGGGAGGTCATGTCGAAGAATCTTACGACGGTACCTTCAGAAACGCCACTCGACCAGGCGCTCGGTCTGATGACAGAAAATCACATTCACCACCTTCCCGTGGTGCGCGACGGCAAAACCGTCGGCCTAATCTCGTTAGACGATATCATTTCGGCGCGCCTGAAGCGCACAGAATCAGAGGCGCAGCTGCTGAAAGACTTTATTGCGCAGCAGTAG
- a CDS encoding valine--tRNA ligase has product MAKKELGSVYNPQGLQEKWYPLWEKEGYFDYHKNTGKADADLKPEDCYSIVIPPPNVTGSLHLGHALNHTLQDILIRHQRMLGKAALWVPGTDHAGIATQNVVERLLAKEGLRREDMGREKFEERVWQWKAESGGMITHQQRQLGESVNWDMERFTMDEGLSHIVRRVFVQLYNEGLIYRGERMINWCPKDQTALSNIEVEYKEIGGHLYYVRYPLEGAEHDGKKYLLVATTRPETILGDEALAVHPEDERYKHLKGAKAKVPFLNKLIPIVFDDSVDKEFGTGVVKITPAHDFNDFATGTRHNLPLTNVMTDSAHMNDLAGPYKGLSREACRKKIVEDLGAWTHQSAGGQDVLGAGAEGGLIEKIEPHRHSVGHSYRSGAVVEPRLSLQWFVKIRPLADKAVNAVTSGATQFYPKRWENLFFDWMNKIEDWCISRQLWWGHQVPAWYCSDCEGVTVSVSDATECSHCKSKNIKRDKDVLDTWFSSALWPFSTLMPQEIAEIENVWPSRSPSASGTSPASGGGREGDYPAPRSPLLDNFYPTSTLVTGFDIIFFWVSRMLMMGMHFMHKTPFEKVIIHSLVRDANRQKMSKSKGNVVNPLEKMDEYGTDAFRFFLISIMPDGKDIIYDEARLKGYQAFCNKIWNTARFILMNTPEAYELPKAAPKLSAIDEYVLRELDVAIAKCDAALEGFYFADYALAIYDFLWKTFCDQYIEMSKVALKDDSMRDGALYTLYTVFRAALRLLHPAMPFITEELASVLPGGDAKLLTVSAWPKAGAHAPTAAADNHTAIMLELAGKIRQVRAELSVEPGAKIAVHVMLEDASAADFVRSHSAFLVSLARLGEVKFDKPATKMIHAVLRKGVEVYLDLAGSIDIEREKGRLEKEIISIEKGRQAAQAKLDSPQFADRAPAELVEAEKQKLADYNTRLDRVRDMLSSLS; this is encoded by the coding sequence ATGGCGAAGAAGGAACTCGGCTCCGTTTATAATCCGCAGGGGCTGCAGGAAAAGTGGTACCCGCTCTGGGAAAAAGAGGGCTACTTTGATTACCATAAGAATACCGGTAAGGCGGATGCAGATCTCAAACCCGAAGATTGTTACAGTATTGTTATACCTCCGCCTAACGTCACCGGGTCGCTGCATCTCGGCCATGCGCTCAACCACACACTGCAGGATATATTGATTCGCCACCAGCGCATGCTGGGTAAAGCTGCGCTCTGGGTGCCGGGCACCGACCACGCGGGTATCGCGACGCAGAACGTCGTCGAGAGGTTGCTCGCGAAAGAGGGCCTGCGCCGCGAAGACATGGGGCGCGAAAAGTTTGAAGAGCGCGTGTGGCAGTGGAAAGCTGAATCGGGCGGCATGATCACGCACCAGCAGCGCCAGCTCGGTGAGAGCGTGAACTGGGACATGGAGCGCTTCACGATGGACGAAGGCTTAAGCCATATCGTTCGCCGCGTGTTCGTGCAACTCTACAACGAAGGTTTGATCTACCGCGGCGAGCGCATGATCAACTGGTGCCCGAAGGACCAGACAGCGCTGTCGAACATCGAGGTGGAGTATAAGGAAATCGGCGGTCACCTCTACTACGTGCGCTACCCACTCGAGGGGGCGGAGCATGATGGTAAGAAATACCTGCTCGTTGCAACCACGCGCCCCGAAACAATTCTCGGCGACGAGGCGCTGGCAGTGCACCCTGAAGACGAAAGATACAAGCATTTGAAAGGCGCGAAAGCTAAAGTACCTTTCCTCAACAAGCTAATCCCGATTGTCTTTGATGATTCCGTCGACAAGGAGTTCGGAACCGGCGTGGTGAAAATTACCCCGGCGCATGACTTCAACGACTTTGCCACCGGCACGCGCCACAACCTGCCGCTCACGAACGTCATGACCGACTCGGCGCACATGAACGATCTTGCAGGCCCGTACAAGGGCTTAAGCCGCGAGGCCTGCCGCAAGAAGATTGTTGAAGATTTAGGTGCATGGACGCACCAAAGCGCCGGCGGACAGGATGTCCTCGGTGCCGGCGCCGAAGGCGGCCTGATTGAAAAAATTGAACCGCATAGACACAGCGTGGGACACTCGTACCGCTCGGGTGCAGTCGTTGAGCCGCGCCTCTCGCTACAGTGGTTCGTGAAAATTCGCCCGCTCGCCGACAAGGCCGTGAACGCAGTCACTTCAGGTGCGACGCAGTTTTACCCCAAACGCTGGGAGAACCTGTTCTTCGACTGGATGAACAAGATCGAAGACTGGTGCATCAGCCGCCAGCTGTGGTGGGGACACCAGGTGCCGGCATGGTATTGCAGTGACTGCGAAGGTGTGACCGTGAGCGTCTCTGATGCGACGGAGTGTTCGCACTGCAAGTCGAAGAACATCAAGCGCGACAAAGATGTGCTCGATACGTGGTTCTCGTCAGCGCTGTGGCCATTCTCGACGCTGATGCCACAGGAGATTGCAGAAATCGAAAACGTGTGGCCATCGCGCTCCCCCTCCGCCTCCGGCACCTCCCCCGCTAGCGGGGGAGGACGGGAGGGGGACTATCCAGCTCCAAGGAGTCCTCTCCTGGATAATTTCTATCCCACTTCAACTCTCGTCACGGGTTTCGACATCATCTTCTTCTGGGTGTCGCGCATGCTCATGATGGGTATGCACTTCATGCACAAGACGCCGTTCGAGAAAGTGATCATCCACTCGCTGGTGCGCGACGCCAACCGGCAGAAGATGTCGAAATCGAAGGGCAACGTTGTCAACCCGCTCGAGAAGATGGACGAATACGGCACCGATGCATTCCGTTTCTTTCTTATCAGCATCATGCCCGACGGCAAAGACATTATCTACGACGAAGCGCGCCTCAAGGGTTACCAGGCATTCTGCAACAAGATCTGGAATACCGCGCGCTTCATTCTCATGAATACACCCGAGGCATATGAATTACCGAAAGCTGCGCCAAAACTTTCTGCGATCGACGAATATGTGCTGCGCGAGCTTGATGTTGCCATTGCCAAATGCGATGCAGCGCTCGAAGGTTTCTACTTTGCCGACTACGCGCTGGCGATCTACGACTTTCTCTGGAAAACTTTCTGCGACCAGTATATCGAGATGAGCAAGGTTGCACTCAAAGATGACTCGATGCGCGACGGCGCGCTTTACACTCTCTACACAGTCTTTCGCGCGGCGCTGCGCCTTTTGCACCCCGCGATGCCATTTATCACCGAGGAACTCGCCAGTGTTCTGCCGGGCGGTGACGCAAAATTGCTCACGGTGTCAGCTTGGCCAAAGGCTGGCGCACACGCACCTACAGCCGCCGCCGACAATCACACTGCCATAATGCTGGAACTCGCGGGAAAAATCCGGCAGGTGAGGGCCGAACTTTCGGTCGAACCGGGTGCTAAAATCGCGGTGCATGTCATGCTCGAAGACGCCAGCGCGGCGGATTTCGTGCGTTCTCACTCCGCCTTTTTGGTGAGCCTCGCAAGGCTCGGCGAGGTGAAATTCGACAAGCCGGCTACCAAGATGATACACGCTGTGCTGCGCAAGGGTGTCGAAGTTTACCTTGATCTCGCTGGCTCGATTGACATCGAACGGGAGAAGGGGCGCCTGGAAAAAGAAATCATTTCCATCGAAAAAGGCAGACAAGCAGCGCAGGCAAAACTCGACAGCCCGCAGTTCGCCGATCGCGCGCCGGCCGAGCTGGTCGAGGCCGAAAAGCAAAAACTCGCCGATTACAATACCCGCCTTGACAGAGTACGCGACATGCTGTCTTCGCTCTCTTGA
- the fabG gene encoding 3-oxoacyl-[acyl-carrier-protein] reductase: MFKDRVAVITGSQRGIGRAIAESLAEQGCNIVISDINGEGAQKTADEIAAKYGVKAIGVSCNVTKKEEQTALANAAVEKLGRLDIWVNNAGAIRDDLLMRMSEADWDLVQTVNLKGVFFGIQAATKVMMKAKYGKIVNISSVAGLVGSAGQANYASAKAGVIAITKTAAREYASRNITVNAVCPGFILTDMTSNLPDKWKEEVIKQTPLPKRGEPADIAKAVRFLASSDADFITGVILRVDGGMVIGL; encoded by the coding sequence ATGTTCAAAGACAGAGTAGCAGTAATTACGGGTTCACAGCGCGGTATTGGCCGCGCGATTGCAGAGTCTCTCGCAGAACAGGGATGCAACATTGTCATCTCTGATATCAACGGCGAGGGCGCACAAAAAACTGCCGATGAAATCGCCGCGAAGTACGGGGTGAAAGCAATCGGTGTTTCGTGCAACGTTACCAAGAAAGAAGAGCAGACCGCGCTCGCCAATGCAGCGGTGGAAAAACTCGGACGCCTCGACATCTGGGTCAACAACGCCGGCGCGATACGCGACGACCTGCTGATGCGCATGTCAGAAGCCGACTGGGATCTCGTGCAGACCGTTAACCTCAAAGGTGTGTTCTTCGGCATCCAGGCAGCAACGAAGGTCATGATGAAAGCCAAGTACGGCAAGATCGTGAACATCTCGTCGGTTGCAGGTCTCGTCGGCAGCGCCGGCCAGGCGAACTACGCTTCAGCGAAAGCCGGGGTGATTGCGATTACGAAGACTGCAGCGCGCGAATACGCTTCACGCAACATTACTGTCAATGCCGTGTGCCCGGGCTTCATTCTGACTGACATGACGAGCAACCTGCCCGACAAGTGGAAAGAAGAAGTTATCAAGCAGACCCCACTGCCAAAACGCGGTGAGCCCGCCGACATCGCGAAGGCAGTCCGCTTTCTTGCATCTTCTGATGCGGATTTTATTACCGGCGTGATCCTTCGTGTGGATGGTGGTATGGTAATAGGCTTGTAA
- a CDS encoding zinc dependent phospholipase C family protein — translation MPKEITHCILAERAVHTLAAAASPDKHAVGREIVFIAERLPQLLYFGSVSPDIFFYDIKLPWELRVKHRGLFWGELIHGTQGEDSLAHVMVMLDTLRDERLQANINAGRAFSTEQRDGLLLFVLGYLSHVALDTVMHPIVYHYAGNYYAPDRREKLRSEARHRAIETVLDLYNLAAIDSDLKKFRAKHKLALPEKWRDLVLAFYTQSILLAFPEEATRQFGSLTQSEIRRHPLIAVVKRCYKKQSRFNRLFQNAGIARSGLWYNRKRQDRLHFNSSLLYPAVSYSAYLSKSKGDFFKISDLQSYRDPVSNREQSIRPQALQRRALARSHAFFRAAFNYARGFSHRQDARRVLKGYSLNNGRVAVPTEKMQYFSPLQIDGNFRYITQAHHRSST, via the coding sequence ATGCCAAAAGAAATCACCCATTGTATTCTGGCTGAGCGGGCAGTGCATACACTTGCAGCGGCCGCGTCTCCCGATAAACATGCTGTTGGGCGCGAGATTGTTTTTATAGCCGAACGTCTGCCGCAACTCTTGTACTTCGGGTCGGTTTCACCCGATATTTTTTTCTACGACATCAAGCTGCCTTGGGAACTTCGCGTGAAGCACCGCGGTCTTTTTTGGGGCGAATTGATTCACGGTACGCAAGGTGAAGACTCGCTCGCGCATGTTATGGTGATGCTCGATACGCTGCGCGACGAGCGTCTGCAGGCCAACATAAACGCGGGCAGGGCATTTTCAACCGAGCAGCGTGACGGTTTGCTGCTCTTTGTGCTGGGCTATCTTTCACACGTCGCCCTCGATACCGTGATGCACCCGATTGTATACCATTATGCCGGCAACTATTATGCCCCCGACCGACGTGAAAAGCTGCGCTCTGAAGCCAGGCACCGCGCCATTGAGACTGTGCTCGATCTTTACAATCTCGCGGCGATTGATTCTGATCTGAAGAAATTCAGGGCAAAGCACAAACTCGCGCTGCCTGAAAAATGGCGCGATTTGGTGCTGGCCTTCTATACACAGTCGATTCTGCTGGCATTTCCCGAAGAGGCTACACGGCAGTTTGGGTCTTTGACTCAGTCTGAAATTCGCCGGCATCCGCTGATTGCGGTTGTCAAACGGTGTTACAAGAAGCAGAGCCGATTTAACCGGCTTTTTCAGAATGCGGGCATTGCACGGTCGGGTTTATGGTATAACCGCAAGCGCCAAGACAGGCTGCATTTCAACAGTAGCCTGCTTTACCCGGCAGTTTCTTACAGTGCGTACCTTTCGAAATCAAAGGGGGATTTTTTTAAGATATCAGATTTGCAGTCTTATCGCGATCCCGTGTCTAACCGCGAGCAATCCATTCGCCCTCAGGCTTTGCAGCGCCGGGCACTCGCCCGCTCGCATGCCTTCTTTCGCGCCGCTTTCAACTATGCAAGGGGCTTTTCGCACAGACAAGACGCCCGCAGAGTTCTCAAAGGTTACAGCCTGAACAACGGTCGCGTCGCCGTGCCGACAGAAAAAATGCAATACTTTTCGCCCTTACAGATTGACGGAAACTTTCGTTACATTACCCAAGCGCACCACAGGAGCAGCACATGA
- a CDS encoding type II secretion system protein → MRSIRRLAGFTLIELLIVIGLSGFIFTTLMGVYLQVKKLTTAQTQVSSQSAAVIDVGVAISYDLANLIFEKYNVRQIFLVEKELHGGKRFDAFVFPSAALNANPSVLQARSFMVAYFVEQSPAGQDYTLYRSEDMFIDPKNLYRGIAVPVLNFIEEFRVEGSNNGVDFEESWDFKSRRQMPRYVRATIKYRPSQASTEVLEYVVDVRPPILWN, encoded by the coding sequence ATGCGCAGCATTCGTCGCCTCGCCGGCTTCACGCTCATTGAACTGCTGATCGTCATCGGTCTCTCAGGTTTTATTTTCACGACACTCATGGGCGTTTATCTGCAGGTGAAAAAACTCACCACCGCGCAAACGCAGGTGTCGAGCCAGTCGGCCGCAGTCATCGACGTCGGTGTGGCGATCAGTTACGATCTGGCGAATCTGATATTTGAAAAGTACAATGTGCGCCAGATCTTTCTTGTCGAGAAAGAGCTGCACGGTGGCAAACGATTCGATGCATTTGTATTTCCCTCGGCGGCGCTGAACGCGAATCCGTCGGTGCTGCAGGCGCGCAGCTTCATGGTCGCCTATTTCGTCGAACAAAGCCCTGCCGGTCAGGACTACACCCTATACCGCTCAGAAGACATGTTCATCGACCCAAAAAATCTCTATCGTGGCATCGCGGTACCGGTTCTGAACTTTATTGAAGAATTTCGCGTCGAAGGCTCGAATAACGGGGTCGACTTCGAAGAAAGCTGGGATTTCAAATCGCGCCGGCAGATGCCCCGCTACGTCAGGGCAACGATCAAGTACCGGCCAAGCCAGGCTTCGACTGAAGTACTCGAATATGTGGTCGACGTCAGGCCGCCGATTCTCTGGAACTGA
- a CDS encoding adenine phosphoribosyltransferase encodes MNETAKQIDKLIRNVPDFPKPGIQFKDITPVLQDAKTFALVIKTLADGLRNERLTAVAGIESRGFIFASALATELGVGLVLLRKPGKLPWKTLRATYQLEYGTDAIEIHEDAVKEGDRVAVIDDLLATGGTATAAACLLRDAGAEVVKAMFVIELDFLQGREKLRTAGFPAIESLLHY; translated from the coding sequence ATGAACGAAACAGCAAAACAGATTGATAAACTGATTAGAAACGTGCCGGATTTTCCGAAGCCGGGCATTCAGTTTAAAGATATTACTCCGGTGCTGCAAGACGCAAAGACGTTTGCGCTGGTCATCAAAACTCTCGCCGATGGGTTGAGAAATGAAAGGCTCACCGCTGTTGCCGGTATTGAATCGCGCGGCTTTATTTTTGCGAGCGCGCTTGCGACTGAGTTGGGTGTGGGGCTGGTGCTGCTGCGCAAACCCGGCAAGCTGCCCTGGAAGACGCTGCGCGCAACCTACCAGCTTGAATATGGTACCGACGCGATTGAAATCCACGAAGATGCGGTGAAAGAAGGCGATCGGGTTGCAGTCATCGATGACCTGCTGGCGACCGGCGGCACGGCGACCGCCGCGGCCTGTCTGCTCAGAGACGCCGGTGCCGAAGTGGTGAAGGCAATGTTTGTTATTGAACTCGATTTTCTGCAGGGCCGCGAAAAACTGCGTACCGCCGGTTTCCCGGCAATCGAAAGCCTGCTGCATTATTGA
- a CDS encoding flavoprotein gives MKIIYGVTASIAAYRACDIVRELVKRGHDVHVVMTRTAAGWINPVVFGALSENRVVVDDDYRSSLSQDAMQHIELRNDAKLLLVAPASADFIARAAQGRADDVLAATLLAFTGKVALAPAMNPSMYAHPATQNSLKVCKSFGYHIFDAADGEAVCGDVGQGKMMAVSEIIKETERLLAF, from the coding sequence ATGAAAATCATCTACGGAGTTACCGCTTCGATAGCGGCCTATCGTGCCTGCGACATTGTGCGCGAGCTGGTGAAGCGGGGCCATGACGTTCACGTGGTAATGACCCGCACCGCCGCCGGGTGGATTAATCCGGTCGTGTTTGGGGCGTTGTCAGAGAACCGCGTCGTGGTCGATGACGATTATAGATCCTCATTATCGCAAGACGCAATGCAGCACATAGAGCTGCGCAATGATGCTAAATTGCTGCTCGTTGCCCCGGCGAGCGCCGATTTTATTGCGCGGGCAGCCCAGGGCAGAGCCGACGATGTGCTCGCCGCGACGCTGCTCGCCTTTACAGGCAAGGTCGCGCTTGCCCCGGCGATGAACCCTTCGATGTACGCGCACCCCGCGACGCAGAATTCTCTAAAGGTCTGCAAGAGTTTCGGTTACCATATTTTTGACGCGGCTGACGGCGAGGCCGTGTGCGGCGACGTGGGTCAGGGAAAAATGATGGCCGTAAGTGAGATTATTAAAGAGACAGAACGCTTGCTCGCTTTCTGA